The Polyangium aurulentum genomic interval GTGCTCGTCAACAACGCCGGCGGCTACCCGCCCACCATCGCGCTCGGCGTGACGGACGAGGAATTCGAGGCCTCGTTCCATTTCAACGTCACCTCGGCGCTGCACCTCTCCCGCGTCGCGGCGCCGCACCTCGCGCGCACGCGGGGCTCGATCCTCAACATCTCCTCGGCGATGTCGCACCTCGTCGATACCGGGTTCGTCGCGTACGGAGCGGCCAAGGCCGCGATGAACCACATGACCAGGCTGCTCGCTCACGAATGGGCGCCCCAGGTGCGCGTCAACGCGCTGGCGGTGGGCGCGACCATGACGGACGCGCTCGAGGCTTTCACAGGCTATGGCGATCTGCTGGAGCAGATGGCCAAGCGCACGCCGATGAAGCGGCTTGGGACGCCCGAAGACATTGCGTCCGCCGCGCTCTTCCTCGCATCCCCGGCCGGTTCGTGGATCACCGGCAAGATCCTCGAAGTCGACGGCGGCACCGTTGCGAGCAACTGGCCCTACGCGATCCCGAACGGCCTCGAAGAGTCGGGTTGACGCAAAGCAGCGATGCGCCAAGAAAAACAGCCCCGGCGGCTCACCATGAGCCTGCCAGGGCCGTGTCGCCGAGCGGGAACGAAAAAGCGACTTGCCGCATTGAAACGCATAGCGGGCCCTCCCGTCAATAAAAAAGGTTCGGGCGCGCGCCGGATCCCCTCGTAGGGATCCTCCCCATGGCAGGCTTGCCCGGCTCGCAAGCGTCTTGTTATGCTGCGAAGCTCGGATGCGTCGGCACTCTCGGCGCAGCACGACAAACCATGGTCGACAAGCGCACCGAAAGCTTCCTCTCCGCCTGGTCCGCCTGCCCCGATCCCGCCTGCGCCCTCGCCGAGGGCGGGCGTATCATCTGCGCCAACGCGGCCTGGGAAACGCTGATCGGGCGCGCGCGCGGCGCCATCGTCGACCTCGCCTCCCCCGACAACCGAGAGGAGCTGGCGCGCCACATTCGCCATCTCGACGCCGGCCGCGCGGTGAGCTTCGAAGCGCACCTGTCGACGGCGCGCGGCGAGGCGCGGGCGTTTTCACTGCGCGCCTGGCACGCCGCAGATGGGCCCGTGCTCATCGCCGTCGCGCGCTCGGAGGCCGACATCGAGGGGGCTTGGCGCAGCCAGCGGATCCTGGACGGCGCGCCCACCTACGTGGTCGTCCTGGATGCGAAGGGCGACGTCCTCGACATGAACCGCACGATGCTCGAGGCGACGGGCTATACGCGCGACGAGGTCACCGGACGCGCATACATGCCGATGTTCGTGCCGGCCGACGAGCACGGAAAGCTCGTCGCTGTGCTGGAAGAGGAGGTGCGCACCGGCCAGCACCAGGTCAGCGAGAACCACGTGCTCACCAGGGACGGCCAGAAAATCCTCGTGGAGTGGCACGGCAAAACGCTCTTGGACGCCCAGGGAAAACCCGAGTACGCGTATGGGGTCGGATTCGAGGTGGGCGAGCGCCAGCGCATGCGGCGCGCGCTCTTGCGATCGGAGCAGCGGCTCGCGCTGAACTTCCACCAGGCCCCGATCGGCATGATCGAGTGGACCACCGACTTTCGCGTCACCGATTGGAACCCCGTCGCGGAGCGCGTCTTCGGGTATTCGCGCGACGAGATGCTCGGCAGGCCCGGCGACATCCTCGTCCCCGAGCCGATACGCCCGATGATCATGGACATCTGGACGAACATCCTGGCCACCACGGGCGGCCAGCACAGCATCAACGAGAACATCACCAAGGACGGCCGCGTCATCATGTGCGAATGGCACAACGCGCCCCTCGTCGACGAAGCGGGGGAGGTCGTCGGCGTCGCCTCGCTCATCGCCGACGTGACCGAGCGCCACCGCGCCGAAACGGAGCTGCGCGAGCGCGAGCGCGCGCAGGCAGTCACCATCGAGCAGCTCTCGGCGCCGGTCATCGACGTGTGGGAAGGAATCCTCGCCCTGCCCGTCATTGGCGCCGTCGACGAGGCCCGCGCCGCGCGCATGACCGAGAGCCTGCTCCTCGCCATCGTTCAGGGCGGCGCCGCGTTCACCATCGTCGATCTCACGGGCGTGACGGCCATGGACGCGGCGACCGCCGCGCATATCACCAACATGGTGCGCGCCGCGGGGCTGCTCGGGACGCGGTGCCTCATCTCGGGCATTCGCCCCGCGATGGCGCGCTCGCTGGTCGAGCTCGACGCGACCCTCGGCGTCGAGACCTTCGGGACCTTGCGCGCGGCGCTCCGGCGCGCAATCGAGGCGTCGGTCGCGCGCCGGCGCAGATAGCGCTCAGAGCTCACGCTCGTTCATGCGGTCGATGACCTCGACCACCCGCGCAAACTCGACGGGCTTGACGAGATGCTCGTCGAAGCCCGCCTGACGTGCCCGGAGCCTGTCGCACTCCTGGCCATAGCCCGTGAGCGCGACGAGATAGGGCCGCCGCGCGCGCTCGCGCGAAAGCCGCCCCGCCAGCTCGTAGCCGTCCATCACCGGCAGGCCGATGTCGAGCAGCGCGACTTCGGGATCGAGCGTGGCCGCGATGGCGAGCGCGCTCGGGCCGTCGAGGGCGACCTGCACGGCGTGGCCGAACGCCCGGAGCAGCTCGGCGAGCGTCTCGGCAGCGTCGCGGTTGTCATCGACCACGAGCACGCGGCGAGCGCAGAGGGCGGTGTGGACCTCCTCGACATGCGCGCGATCCGGCTCGAGCTCTGCCTGCGCGCGCGCGATTGCCGGCAATCGCACCACCATCTCGCTGCCCTTGCCGTGCCCTTCGCTCGATGCGCTGACACGGCCGCCGTGCATCTCGACGAGGCTGCGCACGATGGCGAGCCCGAGGCCCAAGCCCCCCTCGGATCGATCGAGCGCGCGCTGGCCCTGCACGAACAGCTCGAAGACCCTCGGCAAAAGCTCGGCGCTGATGCCCATGCCGCTGTCTTTGACGCGAACCACCACCTCGCCGTCGATGCAGGACGCCGATACCGAGACGTCGCCGCCCGGATCGGTGTACTTGGCTGCGTTCGTCAAAAGGTTACCGAGGACCTGGGCGAGCCTGTGCTCGTCGCCGTCGACGAGCAGCCCCTCGGGGGCCACCTCGACCGACAGCCTGTGCTTTCGGGCCTCGAGGAGCGGGCTCGCCATCTCGATGGCCTTCGCGACCACCGCGCCGATCTCGACGGGCCGCCGCTCGAGCTCGACCTTTCCCCGCGTGATGCGCGAGACGTCGAGCAGATCGTCGACGAGGCGGACCAGGTGCTGCACCTGCCGCTCGATGATGGTCCGCTCCTTCAAGAGCGCGTCGCCGCCGCGCAGGCGCATGAGGTGCAGGGCGGTCAGGATGGGCGATAGCGGGTTTCTGAGCTCGTGGCCCAGCATCGCCAGAAACTCGTCCTTGGCCCTGCTGCCCGCCTCGGCCTCGGCGCGGGCCCGCTGCTCGCGCGACAGGAGCGCGGCGCGATCGAGCGCGAGGGCGCATTGCCGCGCGACGGCCTCGATGAACTCGCTCTCCTCGTGCCCGAACGCCCGCGGCTGGCGCGCGGACAGGCCGAGGACGCCGAGCACCCGCTCGCCCACGACGAGCGGAATGTACAGGAACGACTGGTCGCCGAGCCCTCGCACGCTCTCGGCCGTGGACGTCCGGCGCGCGAGGTAGCTGTCGAGGTCATCCATGACGACGACCTTCGCCGTGCGGTAAACCTCGGTGGTGACCAGGTTGGCGTCCACGGAATACCGCGTGGAGTTCTTGATGAAATGCTCGGGGTAGCCGAACGTGCTGCGGACCTCGAGCCATTTCCCATCCTCGGTCGGGATCATGACGCAGCCGCTGCGCGCGCCGAGCGCCTCGATGGCCTCGCGCACGAGGACCTCCACGACCTCGTCCTCCGTGACCGCGCCGGCGAGCGCCGCCGTCACCCGCTGCAGCCGCGCAATGCGATGAGCCGTCCGCTGGGTCCGCTCGAAGAGCATCGCCCGCTCGATGGCGAGCGCGCAATGCCGCGTGAGGGCGAGCAGAAGCTGCCGATCTTCCTCGTCCAGCCGGTCGCTCCCCTCGAACGAGAACGACAGCGCGCCGAGGGTGTGCCCCGACGCGACGAGCGGCAGGCACGCGGCGATGATCGTCGATACCCCCGCGAGGCCTCGCGTCCGGGGCTCGAGCTCGGGATAAAGCGCGGCGAACTCCTCGCGCGATCGCAGCCATACCGCGGCGCCTTCGCGAATCGCGTCCGTGAGAGGGGCGCGGGTGGAGATCAGCATCCGGTCGAGCTTCTCGAGCGCGCCCTCCGGATAGCCGACGCCGCGGACGAGCTCGACCGCGCCGTCGGGCGCGACCTTCCAGAAAGCGCCGAGCTTCGCGCCGAGGAGATCGACGGCCTCGTCCATCACGACGAGGGCGATGCGCGTCAGCTCGTGCTCGCCGGACAGCCGCTCGGTGAGCGTGAGGAGCCGAGCGAAGAGCTCGGGGCGGGCGGGCGCGCTCATGTTCACCAGGCCGTCGGCCGATAATCCTTGAAAAACTGTCCCCAGGCGTGCTCCCCCGTGAGCAGGCCCGAGAAGATCGGATCGCAGATGCGCGCGGCGCCGTCGACGATGTCGAGGGGCGGGTGGAAGCCGTGCACCTCCTGCTTGCGCGCAGCGATCTCGGCCGGATCCTCGTCGGTCACCCAGCCCGTATCGACGCTGTTCATGTGGATGCCGTCGCCCACGTAGTCCTGCGCCGAGGTGCGCGTGAGCATGTTGAGCGCGGCTTTCGCCATGTTGGTGTGCGGGTGTTTGTCCGTCTTGTGCTCGCGGTAGAACTGCCCCTCCATCGCCGACACGTTGACGATATGCTTGTCGCGGCTCGGGTGGCGCATCATGAGGGGCTTGAGCTTGCTGCTCAGCACGAAGGGCGCGATGGCGTTGACGAGGTGCACCTCGAGCAGCTCGATCGTCGGCACCTCCGCGAGCGGCAGGCGCCAGCTATTTCTGTCGCGCAGATCCACCTGCTGCAGATCCTGATCGAGCGCGCCGGCGGGGAACAGCTCGACCCGCCCGTGCAGCGCGTGATCCTCGGCCGTGAGCGGGATTTGCGAGAGCAGCGCCGTGTCGAGCACGGGCTCGGGGGCCGCGAGCGCGCGATGGCCCGCAGGCAGCTCCGCGTGCCCGGATCGCTCGCGCAGCGCGCGGCGCGCGTCGTGATGGCCTGCGACGAGGGGCCGCGCGACCTCGGGCAATGCGGAGATGGGCGCGGTCTCGAGATCGACGAGGTGCGCGTAGAAGCCGGGCGGCCGGCGCACGGTCTGGCAGGCGTTGTGGAGGATGAAATCGAGGCGCGGCAGGCGCTCCTCGAGCAGGCGGGCGAAGCGCTCGACGCTCGGCGTGAGGCGCAGATCGAGCCCGTGGATCTCGAGCCTGTCCGCCCAGGCCTCGTAATCGCTCTCGCGCGCATAGCGCAGGGCCGCGTCGTGCGGAAAACGCGTGCTGACGACGACGCGCGCGCCCGCGCGGAGCAGGAGGATCGCCGCCTGGTAGCCAATCTTGACGCGCCCGCCGGTGACGAGCGCGACCCTGCCGCGCAGATCGGCCGACTGCGTGCGCTTGCGATAGTTGAGCTCGGCGCAGGGAGGGCAGAGCTGATCGTAGAAGAAATGGAGGCGGCGGAACTCCTCCTTGCAGACGTAGCACTTGCGCGGCGCGGGCAGCTCGGCGCCCTCGGGCATCGCTTTGGCCGTCTCCGGGAGCGCAGGCGCATGGCCGAGCCCGGTCGGCGGCGTAGCGAAGACCGGCGCGCGTCGCCCTGCCCGGATGCCCGTCGCGTCGAGCAGGGCCGCCTCCTGGGCCTTGACGCCGAGGCGATCCTTCTTGCGCATCGCCTTGGCGAGCTTGCGCTGCGCGGCCCGATCCGGGCGCGAAACGCGGCCCGCCGCCTCGAGGAGCTGCACGCGCGTGTCGCGATCGATCGCTGCGAGGGCGCTCCGATCGAGGGCGATCGCCTCGAGCACCTCGATCGCCGCACGGACGTCGGCCTCGGTGAGGGGAGCCGGCCGGGCTGCCGCCCTGGTTTTGCTCTCCTCTTCCATTTCCTTCACGGCTTGCATCGGCCCGGAGCTTGCACGCGGCGGGTCGTTCCGTCGAGAGGAAAACCGCGCGCGCTGCTGCGCGTCAGGCGATCAATGAAAGCTCATGTGGAAGAGCTCGCCGTCGAGCGCGAGCGGGAGCTTGATCGCGCAGACGAGGCCGAGATCGAGGGCGTAAGGCTCGCCCTCGGACATCGTCCCGACCGGCACGGCGAGGCGAAATGCGGCCGAAAAGAACCCGAGCGACACGAAGGGCGACGCGTGCAGGCCGAGCGTCGTCGCGCGCGCGCCCGAGGCCTCCTCGACATACGCGCCGATCTCTGCCCCGAACATCATGAAGTTGATCTGCGGGCCGATCGCCCAGCGGCCGTGTGAAAACCCGACGGTTTGCGCCTGCGCGAAGCCGCCGAGGCCGAAGATGAATGCCTGGGTTGGATAGTGAACGTAAGACAGCTCGACGCCGAGCACGCCCGCGATGGGCATGTCGGTGTGGCCGGTGATGCCGAAGATCGGGCCCACGCCGACGAAGTTGCGCGCCTGCCGCGGCGCCACCGTGGGGGCCGCGAGGGTTGGCGTGGCCGCGGGCGCTGGCGCGGGCGCTGGCTCGGCGGCGGATGCGCCCGCGGCGGCGGCGAAGAGCGCGCCCCCGGCGAGCAGAGCCACGACCCATCGCAGGTCACGGCCCGGCGGGCGATGGGAGAACGCGTTCTGCATGGCGGTCCAGCGCATCGCGGCGAGCATACATCGCCCCGCCCGGCTGGCCAGCCCTTCCGGTTCCGCTGGACGCACGATTGCGCGGATCCGTCGCGCACGGCGTGGAGCCGGTGTGGCCCGGCGAGGCCACGGCAGTGACGGGCGCCGAGCGCTCAGGGTTGGCAGACGTTGTTCATGCACTTCGTCGAGCAGCACTGGAGGCCGAAGAAGCATTGCTGCCCGTCCGCCGTGCACTGCTGTCCGCCGCAGAATCCGCCGAAGCACTGCTTCGAGCAGCAGTCATCGCCCATCTGGCATTGCTGGCCCGCGCCCTTGCACGCCTGCATCGCGCCGCACTTGCCATTCTCGCAGTTCATCGAGCAACACTGCCCGTCCGTGAAGCACTGCGCGCCCTCCATCGTGCAGCCGCCGCCGCCGGGCAGGCAGAAGCCGCCCAGGCATTGCATCGAGCAGCACTCGGCCGTGGCGCCGCATTGCTGGCCGCCTTCCTTGCACATCGGCGCGCCCCCCTGCCCGCCGCCGCCCGCATTCATGCCGCCCTGCCCGCCCCCGCCGCCCGCATTCATGCCGCCCTGCCCGCCCCCGCCGCCCGCATTGGCGCCGCCTTGCCCTCCGCCGCCCGCATTGCCACCGCCCTGCCCTCCGCCCGCGCCCGCGCTGCCGCCGCTGCCCGTCGAGGCCGAGCCCGACGAGGTCGGGCCCGCCCCCAGGTCGAGGTCTCCACCGCCGCCGCACCCGGCGAGCCCCACAATCACCGACAGGCCGATCCAGATCCCGCTCCGCACGCTGCTCGTCATCGCGCCATCCTCCTTCGCGCAGCCGCGGTTTGTCCTGTAACGATAAGCGATCAACGCTGGGCGGCGCGCTGCGGCGCATCCTACACGAGCGTCGCGGGCAGGGGCAGCCCGACGGCCTCGACACGCGCCGCGGCTCGCGCTGGCCCTTGACTCGGGCCCAGGGCGACCTCCACATCGAGAGCACGATGCGACCCAAGGACTTCAGCGTGCTCGTGGAGGCGAGGATCCAGGAGGCGGCCGCGCGCGGCGCATTCGACGACCTGCCCGGCAAGGGCAAGCCCCTGCCAAGAGACACGCTCGAGGGCCTGGCCTCCGAGGAGCGCATGGCGGCCCTCATCCACCGCAGCGCCGGCAGCGCGCCCGAGGAGGTCGAGCTCATCCGCGAGATCGCCGAGCTGCGAGAGGCGCTCGCCGCCGCGCAAGCCCCCGCGGAGAAAAAGCGCATCGAGGCCGAGCTGCAGAAAAAGACCACGCGCCTCACCATCCTGTTCGAGGCGTCGGGCCGTAACGTGCTCGTGCACAGCCCTCTCACCGAGCCGCGGTGAGGGGCGCCCCAGTCCCACCTTGACACGCCGGGCAGAACCGGGCTTCGATCCGGGGTGATGACCCAGGGTCGAGACGATGCCTCGCTCCGCGCCGCGGCGCGCGTGGGTCAGATCCTGCGCGGAAAGTGGCGTTTGGACCGCCTGCTCGGCATCGGCGGCACCGCGTGCGTCTACGCAGCCACGCACAGGAACGGCCAGCGCGGCGCGGTGAAGCTCCTGCGGCCCGAGCACGCGGGCGACGAGGAGGCGCGCCAGCGCTTCCTGCGCGAGGGGTACGTCGCCAACCGCGTGGCGCACCCGGGCGCCGTGGCCGTGCTCGACGACGACATCGCCGAGGACGGGTCGCCCTTCCTGGTGATGGAGCTGCTCGACGGCGACACGCTCGAGCAGCGCGCGTCGAAGCGCCCGGGCCACAGGCTCACGCCCGCCGAGGTCGCGTTCGTGGCCGACCGGCTGCTCGACGTGCTCGCCGCCGCGCACGACAAGGGCATCGTTCATCGCGACATCAAGCCCGAGAACGTGTTCCTCACGCGCGCGGGCGAGGTGCGGATCCTCGACTTCGGCATCGCGCGCATCCACGAGGCGCAGCACGGCCCCGGCCGGCTGACCGAGGTGGGGAGCG includes:
- a CDS encoding glucose 1-dehydrogenase, with the translated sequence MILDRFHLTDKVAIVTGGGRGIGRAIAIAYAEAGADVVVAARRPEVLEEAAAEIRARGRRALAVPTDVTRGPELDRLIEATLSSFGRLDVLVNNAGGYPPTIALGVTDEEFEASFHFNVTSALHLSRVAAPHLARTRGSILNISSAMSHLVDTGFVAYGAAKAAMNHMTRLLAHEWAPQVRVNALAVGATMTDALEAFTGYGDLLEQMAKRTPMKRLGTPEDIASAALFLASPAGSWITGKILEVDGGTVASNWPYAIPNGLEESG
- a CDS encoding PAS domain S-box protein, producing MAGLPGSQASCYAAKLGCVGTLGAARQTMVDKRTESFLSAWSACPDPACALAEGGRIICANAAWETLIGRARGAIVDLASPDNREELARHIRHLDAGRAVSFEAHLSTARGEARAFSLRAWHAADGPVLIAVARSEADIEGAWRSQRILDGAPTYVVVLDAKGDVLDMNRTMLEATGYTRDEVTGRAYMPMFVPADEHGKLVAVLEEEVRTGQHQVSENHVLTRDGQKILVEWHGKTLLDAQGKPEYAYGVGFEVGERQRMRRALLRSEQRLALNFHQAPIGMIEWTTDFRVTDWNPVAERVFGYSRDEMLGRPGDILVPEPIRPMIMDIWTNILATTGGQHSINENITKDGRVIMCEWHNAPLVDEAGEVVGVASLIADVTERHRAETELRERERAQAVTIEQLSAPVIDVWEGILALPVIGAVDEARAARMTESLLLAIVQGGAAFTIVDLTGVTAMDAATAAHITNMVRAAGLLGTRCLISGIRPAMARSLVELDATLGVETFGTLRAALRRAIEASVARRRR
- a CDS encoding hybrid sensor histidine kinase/response regulator, with protein sequence MSAPARPELFARLLTLTERLSGEHELTRIALVVMDEAVDLLGAKLGAFWKVAPDGAVELVRGVGYPEGALEKLDRMLISTRAPLTDAIREGAAVWLRSREEFAALYPELEPRTRGLAGVSTIIAACLPLVASGHTLGALSFSFEGSDRLDEEDRQLLLALTRHCALAIERAMLFERTQRTAHRIARLQRVTAALAGAVTEDEVVEVLVREAIEALGARSGCVMIPTEDGKWLEVRSTFGYPEHFIKNSTRYSVDANLVTTEVYRTAKVVVMDDLDSYLARRTSTAESVRGLGDQSFLYIPLVVGERVLGVLGLSARQPRAFGHEESEFIEAVARQCALALDRAALLSREQRARAEAEAGSRAKDEFLAMLGHELRNPLSPILTALHLMRLRGGDALLKERTIIERQVQHLVRLVDDLLDVSRITRGKVELERRPVEIGAVVAKAIEMASPLLEARKHRLSVEVAPEGLLVDGDEHRLAQVLGNLLTNAAKYTDPGGDVSVSASCIDGEVVVRVKDSGMGISAELLPRVFELFVQGQRALDRSEGGLGLGLAIVRSLVEMHGGRVSASSEGHGKGSEMVVRLPAIARAQAELEPDRAHVEEVHTALCARRVLVVDDNRDAAETLAELLRAFGHAVQVALDGPSALAIAATLDPEVALLDIGLPVMDGYELAGRLSRERARRPYLVALTGYGQECDRLRARQAGFDEHLVKPVEFARVVEVIDRMNEREL
- a CDS encoding SDR family NAD(P)-dependent oxidoreductase, producing MQAVKEMEEESKTRAAARPAPLTEADVRAAIEVLEAIALDRSALAAIDRDTRVQLLEAAGRVSRPDRAAQRKLAKAMRKKDRLGVKAQEAALLDATGIRAGRRAPVFATPPTGLGHAPALPETAKAMPEGAELPAPRKCYVCKEEFRRLHFFYDQLCPPCAELNYRKRTQSADLRGRVALVTGGRVKIGYQAAILLLRAGARVVVSTRFPHDAALRYARESDYEAWADRLEIHGLDLRLTPSVERFARLLEERLPRLDFILHNACQTVRRPPGFYAHLVDLETAPISALPEVARPLVAGHHDARRALRERSGHAELPAGHRALAAPEPVLDTALLSQIPLTAEDHALHGRVELFPAGALDQDLQQVDLRDRNSWRLPLAEVPTIELLEVHLVNAIAPFVLSSKLKPLMMRHPSRDKHIVNVSAMEGQFYREHKTDKHPHTNMAKAALNMLTRTSAQDYVGDGIHMNSVDTGWVTDEDPAEIAARKQEVHGFHPPLDIVDGAARICDPIFSGLLTGEHAWGQFFKDYRPTAW
- a CDS encoding DUF1992 domain-containing protein, giving the protein MRPKDFSVLVEARIQEAAARGAFDDLPGKGKPLPRDTLEGLASEERMAALIHRSAGSAPEEVELIREIAELREALAAAQAPAEKKRIEAELQKKTTRLTILFEASGRNVLVHSPLTEPR